In Anaerobacillus isosaccharinicus, one genomic interval encodes:
- a CDS encoding MFS transporter, translated as MKKFFQKFLGEVEVNRDLTLLLIIGGLYALSIALSNTFVNVYLWKQSGEFTHIALYNLASVVMQPLTFILAGRWAKKIDRVIVLRLGVSFLSVFFFTVLFLGENASSYLLLLGALLGIGFGFYWLAFNVLTFEITEPETRDFFNGFLGLLTSFAGMIGPILAGFLITSMEKFTGYKVIFGISLTLFVGAVILSFFLKRRPATGTFDFKRILKERKHSPNWKNILYAHFFQGLREGTFVFVIVVWVYIATNSELAIGTYGLVASAVSFVTYYLVGRFIKPDFRKKAILIGGIGLYLAIFLIVFELTFTRLIMYGIVISMAYPILLVPYISLTYDIIGRGWKAAEMRVEYIVVREIFLNSGRITSILLFLLTVTVFDEEKGIPMLLLVLGAGHLIIYFFVRKIKIEKLNKGGEEYALARNKKQGDGENDGSPV; from the coding sequence ATGAAAAAGTTTTTTCAGAAGTTTCTTGGCGAGGTAGAAGTTAATCGTGATTTAACCCTCCTTTTAATCATTGGTGGTTTATATGCACTTAGTATTGCCTTGTCAAATACGTTTGTAAATGTTTACTTATGGAAACAATCAGGTGAATTTACTCATATTGCTCTTTACAATTTAGCATCGGTAGTTATGCAGCCTCTTACTTTTATTTTAGCTGGTAGGTGGGCAAAGAAAATTGATCGAGTAATCGTTTTACGGTTAGGAGTATCCTTCCTATCCGTTTTCTTTTTCACAGTCTTATTTTTAGGGGAAAACGCGAGTAGCTATTTATTGCTTTTAGGAGCATTACTAGGAATTGGATTCGGTTTTTACTGGCTTGCTTTTAATGTTTTAACTTTTGAAATTACAGAGCCAGAAACCCGTGATTTTTTTAATGGATTTCTTGGACTACTTACCTCTTTTGCGGGGATGATTGGTCCCATATTAGCTGGTTTTTTAATTACAAGTATGGAGAAGTTCACTGGTTATAAAGTGATCTTTGGTATTTCATTAACACTGTTTGTTGGTGCAGTAATCTTGAGTTTCTTTCTTAAAAGACGTCCTGCAACGGGGACATTTGACTTTAAGCGAATTTTAAAAGAAAGAAAGCATAGTCCAAATTGGAAAAATATATTGTATGCGCATTTTTTTCAAGGCTTACGTGAAGGGACATTTGTCTTTGTCATTGTGGTTTGGGTGTACATCGCTACAAACAGTGAATTAGCGATCGGTACTTACGGGTTAGTAGCTTCAGCAGTGTCATTTGTAACCTATTATCTGGTTGGTCGCTTTATTAAACCAGATTTTCGCAAAAAAGCAATCTTAATTGGTGGAATTGGTCTATACTTAGCGATTTTCTTAATTGTTTTTGAATTAACTTTTACAAGGTTAATTATGTATGGGATCGTTATTTCTATGGCTTATCCAATCCTCCTCGTTCCGTATATATCACTTACGTACGATATTATTGGTAGAGGCTGGAAAGCCGCTGAAATGCGAGTGGAATACATCGTAGTCAGAGAAATATTTTTAAATAGCGGACGAATTACCTCGATTTTACTCTTTCTCTTAACTGTGACAGTCTTTGATGAAGAAAAGGGAATTCCGATGTTATTATTAGTCCTTGGAGCAGGACACTTAATCATCTACTTCTTTGTAAGAAAAATTAAGATCGAGAAATTAAACAAAGGTGGCGAAGAATACGCCCTTGCTCGAAATAAAAAACAAGGCGATGGCGAGAATGATGGATCACCAGTTTAA
- a CDS encoding 1,4-alpha-glucan branching protein domain-containing protein, producing MVNGYYSIVLHAHIPFVRHREKERLEERWLFEAIAETYIPLLWNLEEQEIKSPAITISFSTPLMEMLADPLMQRRFLHNIENIQSLLNKEVRRAETVVEEADLVDFYMKRIAKIKNTFLKYEQNLLKGFKKFVDEGKLVCICSSATHAFLPYLQTKEGVRAQIVHGIRTFTKHFGMKPKGFWLPECGFSPGIDRILFEEGIRYSFVDEHALLYADPTPSNGTGAPIYSPHGIMLFPRNSKLSNQVWSSVNGYPGDFDYREFYRDIAYDRDWEYIKPYMHSKGHRFDSGLKYQRVTGNTEEKDYYCRENALLKTKEHSHHFLKSIKEQLAANEEQCFPPYLIVTPFDAELFGHWWFEGPDWLNQLITDGSNEVNFITPEAFLERHYQDLETAHVSFNTWGRNGFGEVWLNEKNSWIYPQLHRIEKDLIHLVTEYKKQGTQVERCLKQMVREWMLATSSDWPFILDSNSATQYANSRLKEHINRYDQLRDFLVNEKLNHEILTEFEAEYPFLNEIVLDILTSNHDDYVLREIKAKQVKKQRKTILMLAWEYPPMVVGGLSRHVFDLSRALVKDGCEIHVITTAVLGHPDYEIMNGVHVHRVSSLQPNADEFYHWVGILNLSFIDCALELAKGIHFDLIHAHDWLVCVAAKSLKEQLSLPIVATIHATEHGRNNGIYTELQQKISQKEWELTFEANKVIVCSQYMKEEVMRVFQLPLEKIEVIPNGVDVEMITGVEESWKRTYGKESDFFIFSVGRIVKEKGFQTIIDAAPTIVSQYPNVKFIIAGKGPLLDDYRNQVVQKGLKNCVYFIGFIDDKLRNQMFHGCDICLFPSYYEPFGIVALEGMIAGKPTIVSDTGGLGEIISHEKTGLTIYPSDVQSLVNQIANCIDNEDLAKEIAKNGKMLAETKYSWEAISKETILVYEASLALMEVN from the coding sequence GTGGTAAATGGCTATTATTCAATTGTACTACATGCACACATACCTTTTGTAAGGCACCGAGAAAAAGAGAGGCTTGAAGAGCGTTGGTTGTTTGAAGCAATCGCTGAAACATATATTCCTCTATTATGGAATTTAGAAGAACAAGAAATTAAAAGTCCCGCTATAACCATTTCTTTTTCAACACCTTTAATGGAAATGCTTGCTGACCCTCTTATGCAGAGAAGGTTTTTACATAACATTGAAAATATTCAGTCCCTGCTAAACAAAGAAGTAAGAAGAGCAGAAACTGTTGTTGAAGAAGCGGATTTAGTAGACTTTTATATGAAACGGATTGCAAAAATTAAGAATACATTTTTAAAATATGAACAAAACCTTCTAAAAGGATTTAAAAAGTTTGTGGATGAAGGAAAGCTAGTTTGTATATGTAGCTCTGCTACACATGCCTTTTTACCTTATTTACAAACAAAAGAAGGGGTAAGAGCTCAAATTGTTCACGGTATCAGAACGTTTACAAAACATTTTGGAATGAAACCTAAAGGATTTTGGCTACCAGAGTGTGGATTCTCTCCTGGTATCGATCGCATTTTGTTTGAAGAAGGAATTCGCTATTCATTCGTTGACGAGCATGCCTTACTGTATGCAGACCCAACTCCTTCTAATGGGACTGGAGCTCCTATATATTCCCCCCATGGGATTATGCTATTTCCACGTAACTCAAAATTGTCTAATCAAGTTTGGAGTTCAGTTAATGGTTACCCAGGTGACTTTGATTATCGTGAATTTTACCGTGATATTGCCTATGACCGTGATTGGGAGTATATAAAGCCATACATGCATTCAAAAGGACATCGATTTGATTCGGGTCTTAAATATCAGCGGGTCACTGGCAATACAGAGGAAAAGGATTATTATTGTCGTGAAAATGCTTTATTGAAGACGAAAGAACATAGTCATCATTTCCTTAAATCTATTAAAGAACAACTAGCTGCTAATGAAGAGCAGTGTTTCCCTCCTTACTTGATTGTAACCCCATTTGATGCTGAACTATTTGGACATTGGTGGTTTGAGGGGCCAGATTGGCTAAATCAGTTGATAACAGATGGTAGTAACGAAGTAAATTTTATTACTCCTGAAGCTTTTTTAGAGCGGCATTATCAAGATTTAGAAACTGCACATGTGTCTTTTAACACTTGGGGAAGAAATGGGTTTGGTGAGGTTTGGTTAAATGAGAAAAATAGTTGGATTTATCCACAGTTACATCGTATCGAAAAAGATTTAATTCATCTTGTTACGGAGTATAAAAAACAAGGAACTCAGGTTGAGCGTTGCTTAAAGCAAATGGTACGGGAATGGATGTTAGCAACGAGTAGTGATTGGCCTTTCATACTTGATAGTAACAGTGCTACTCAATATGCAAATAGTCGTCTTAAGGAGCATATAAACCGCTATGACCAATTAAGAGATTTCCTTGTGAACGAAAAATTAAATCACGAAATCTTAACGGAGTTTGAAGCAGAGTATCCATTTTTAAATGAGATCGTGCTAGATATACTTACTTCAAACCATGATGATTATGTTTTGAGGGAAATAAAGGCCAAACAGGTAAAAAAACAGAGAAAGACAATCCTAATGTTAGCTTGGGAATATCCGCCAATGGTGGTAGGCGGTCTATCAAGGCATGTGTTTGATTTATCGAGAGCACTTGTGAAAGATGGTTGTGAGATTCACGTCATTACTACTGCAGTTTTAGGGCATCCAGATTATGAAATAATGAATGGCGTTCATGTTCATCGTGTGAGTAGTTTACAGCCAAATGCAGATGAGTTTTATCACTGGGTTGGGATTCTAAATCTTAGTTTTATAGATTGTGCACTTGAGCTAGCAAAAGGAATTCATTTTGACCTAATCCATGCACATGACTGGCTTGTTTGTGTAGCAGCAAAATCATTAAAAGAGCAGTTGAGTTTGCCAATTGTTGCTACTATTCATGCTACAGAGCATGGCAGAAACAATGGGATTTACACAGAGTTACAGCAAAAAATCTCACAAAAAGAATGGGAATTAACCTTTGAGGCAAATAAAGTCATTGTTTGCAGTCAGTATATGAAAGAAGAAGTAATGAGAGTTTTCCAGTTGCCTTTGGAGAAGATTGAGGTTATTCCCAATGGTGTAGACGTTGAGATGATTACAGGAGTTGAAGAAAGTTGGAAACGAACATATGGTAAAGAAAGCGATTTTTTCATTTTTTCCGTTGGGAGAATCGTAAAAGAAAAAGGCTTTCAAACCATTATAGATGCCGCTCCAACTATTGTTAGCCAGTATCCAAATGTTAAATTCATCATCGCAGGAAAAGGGCCGCTTCTAGACGATTACCGTAATCAAGTAGTTCAAAAAGGCTTAAAAAATTGTGTTTATTTCATCGGCTTCATCGATGATAAGCTAAGAAATCAAATGTTTCATGGGTGTGACATATGTTTATTTCCTAGTTACTATGAACCATTTGGCATCGTTGCTCTAGAAGGAATGATTGCTGGTAAGCCAACCATTGTCTCTGATACGGGTGGTTTAGGGGAGATTATAAGTCATGAAAAAACGGGTTTAACCATTTATCCTAGTGACGTTCAAAGCTTAGTAAATCAAATTGCTAATTGTATCGATAATGAAGATCTAGCAAAGGAAATAGCTAAAAATGGAAAGATGCTCGCTGAAACAAAATATAGTTGGGAAGCGATTTCCAAAGAAACAATTTTAGTTTATGAAGCGAGCCTGGCTTTAATGGAAGTTAACTGA
- a CDS encoding DUF4912 domain-containing protein, with translation MISEIIKLKNDGLSIKQIATELNIPVSKIQYRWNKHRKEQSEVGSSNVQKKVQTNNLNKKSDAKVHDDHKQTNQCVLMAQSPRTLFCYWKVSSHKINATLHHLNEKWCSLERKIRIYDITSILFRGDNAHRYQEFSLPINCTDWFFYHLIPNRTYCVDIGVVSKDGNFFPLLRSNPIDTPRSTSYETGLYTNGVSKWKEGKCNEPEWLEGYSSYSYYEKLK, from the coding sequence TTGATCAGTGAAATAATTAAATTGAAAAACGATGGTTTGTCTATAAAACAAATTGCAACTGAGTTAAATATACCGGTTAGTAAGATACAATATCGCTGGAATAAACATCGAAAAGAACAAAGTGAAGTTGGTTCCAGTAATGTTCAAAAAAAGGTTCAAACGAATAACCTAAATAAAAAATCCGATGCCAAAGTACATGATGATCATAAACAAACGAATCAATGTGTCTTAATGGCTCAATCTCCCAGAACACTTTTTTGTTATTGGAAGGTATCAAGTCATAAAATAAATGCCACTCTCCATCATCTAAATGAAAAGTGGTGTTCACTAGAAAGAAAAATAAGAATTTATGATATTACTTCGATTCTCTTTCGAGGAGATAACGCACACCGCTATCAAGAATTTTCACTTCCTATAAATTGTACTGATTGGTTTTTCTATCACTTAATTCCTAATCGAACATATTGTGTCGATATTGGTGTTGTTTCGAAAGATGGAAACTTTTTTCCTCTACTTCGTTCCAACCCAATTGATACTCCTAGGTCAACTTCGTATGAAACGGGCCTTTATACAAATGGGGTTTCAAAATGGAAAGAGGGTAAATGTAACGAGCCTGAATGGTTAGAAGGTTATAGTAGTTATTCCTACTATGAAAAATTAAAGTAA
- a CDS encoding endolytic transglycosylase MltG, whose amino-acid sequence MTKKMLQGIATGILLTTLLLAYNFYFTDNFLVIKEKPSEEKMNFTEQDLEDYLQDHGLVAIDKLEYEQLLEGNLASEEVIESAPSSPEKVIERVVVKEITFTIEPGMSSGSVAQSLEESGLIADRSVFEEYVSRNGLETKIKAGVYSLTSDMSLEDILKTIT is encoded by the coding sequence ATGACGAAAAAAATGTTACAAGGAATTGCCACTGGAATTCTTCTTACAACTTTACTACTAGCCTATAACTTTTATTTTACAGATAACTTTCTTGTAATTAAAGAGAAACCTAGTGAGGAAAAGATGAATTTTACAGAGCAAGACTTAGAAGATTATTTACAAGATCATGGATTAGTAGCTATTGATAAACTTGAGTATGAACAATTACTTGAAGGCAATTTAGCTTCTGAAGAAGTTATAGAAAGTGCCCCGTCTTCGCCTGAAAAAGTTATTGAACGAGTAGTTGTCAAAGAAATTACTTTTACGATCGAACCAGGAATGAGTAGTGGGAGCGTTGCTCAATCACTTGAAGAAAGTGGTCTTATAGCAGATAGATCTGTATTTGAGGAATACGTGAGTCGAAATGGGTTAGAAACTAAAATTAAAGCTGGAGTTTACTCACTTACATCTGATATGTCTTTAGAAGACATTCTAAAAACAATAACATAA
- a CDS encoding superoxide dismutase translates to MANFTLPELPYAFDALAPHIDEETMKIHHGRHHNTYVTNLNNALEGHADFAEKSLEDLLSNLDALPEGIRTAVRNNGGGHANHSLFWEVLSPTGGGAPTGELADAINSAFGSLDAFKEEFAKAATTRFGSGWAWLIVDNGQLAITSTPNQDTPVMEGKTPILGLDVWEHAYYLNYQNKRPDYISAFWNVVNWDEVSKRFNSAK, encoded by the coding sequence ATGGCAAACTTTACATTACCAGAATTACCTTATGCTTTTGATGCACTTGCACCACACATTGACGAAGAAACAATGAAAATCCATCATGGAAGACATCATAATACTTATGTAACAAACTTAAATAATGCTTTAGAAGGCCATGCAGACTTCGCTGAAAAAAGCTTAGAAGACCTATTAAGCAATTTAGATGCATTACCTGAAGGTATTCGTACTGCAGTCCGTAACAACGGTGGAGGTCATGCCAACCACTCCCTATTTTGGGAAGTTTTATCACCAACTGGCGGTGGCGCACCAACTGGAGAATTAGCTGATGCTATTAACTCTGCATTCGGTAGTTTAGATGCATTTAAAGAAGAATTCGCAAAAGCTGCAACAACTCGCTTTGGTTCTGGATGGGCTTGGTTAATCGTTGATAATGGTCAGTTAGCTATAACTAGCACACCTAATCAAGATACGCCAGTTATGGAAGGGAAAACTCCTATTTTAGGCCTAGATGTATGGGAGCATGCTTACTACCTAAATTATCAAAACAAGCGTCCTGATTACATTTCTGCATTTTGGAATGTTGTAAATTGGGATGAGGTTTCAAAACGTTTTAATTCTGCAAAATAA
- a CDS encoding peptidoglycan D,D-transpeptidase FtsI family protein, whose amino-acid sequence MSPKKKKTHMPVRLNILFFVVFLLFSALILRLGVVQIVQGEEYQRKIERTVNVIAKNDAPRGIMYDRYGNVVVDNELVLSVTYTSRNTSNEEKLRVAKRLNDFIDVDPSSITERDKKDYWIITRPEEARTLVSREEMVELENDIMKIYRLQLDRITDRHLAEITDEEMEVLAIKREFDRGYAHSPQRVKVGVTYEEAARVLEHLNDLPGVDILRDSKRKYVYGSTFSDFFGSVGQIRREQIDHYLTKGYDRSDYVGTSHIESQYEDVLRGKKAVVEHILDGSRKIVGAPKEKLGERGKDLVLSVDMGLQQEVERIVAEEVQRFKDSRSFIDHGSAYIVLMDPYTGDVLSMAGYDTSKPSGNHDLGVVHDAFVMGSAIKGATVLAGFQSDYAHPGKVFHDRPIQIGNETMSSIGRRSLGRINDLTALERSSNVYMFEIAMAFGNYHYGTKRGGGFNDRTKGFNQMRYYFNQFGLGVRTGIDLDRESTGFNGGVQQLGNLLHFSIGQFDTYTPMQMAQYVSTIANGGYRIQPRLVREIREPSTVENELGNVIKQFSPNILNRVDMTDEHIERVQEGFRLVVHGNQGTARGLASKSYQPAGKTGTAQVKVNGLNANNHIFVGYAPYDQPEVAFAVIVPGLHIRDNLGRPANIIAERALDTFFNMKTNRGPSDYLNEFDEFGEEEDENAVETE is encoded by the coding sequence ATGAGCCCAAAAAAGAAAAAGACACATATGCCGGTTCGATTAAATATTCTTTTCTTTGTTGTGTTTTTATTGTTTTCTGCACTAATATTGCGCTTAGGTGTCGTTCAAATTGTTCAGGGAGAAGAATACCAACGTAAAATTGAACGTACAGTAAATGTGATTGCTAAAAACGATGCACCTCGAGGAATTATGTATGATCGGTATGGAAATGTAGTAGTTGATAATGAGTTAGTCTTATCAGTGACTTATACGAGTAGAAATACATCAAATGAAGAAAAGCTTCGAGTTGCAAAAAGACTTAATGATTTTATTGATGTAGACCCATCTAGTATAACGGAGAGAGATAAAAAGGATTATTGGATTATTACTCGACCTGAAGAAGCTAGAACACTGGTGTCTCGGGAAGAAATGGTTGAATTAGAAAATGATATTATGAAAATCTATCGTCTTCAACTAGATCGAATTACTGATCGACACTTAGCTGAAATTACTGATGAAGAGATGGAAGTTTTAGCAATTAAGCGAGAATTTGATCGTGGCTATGCCCACTCGCCACAAAGAGTGAAAGTCGGTGTCACTTATGAAGAAGCTGCTCGGGTTTTAGAGCACTTAAATGATTTGCCAGGAGTAGATATTTTAAGAGACTCAAAAAGAAAATACGTGTATGGCAGTACGTTTTCTGATTTCTTTGGAAGTGTTGGCCAAATTCGTCGAGAACAAATTGATCATTATTTGACTAAGGGCTATGATCGCAGTGATTATGTAGGAACAAGTCATATTGAGTCACAGTATGAAGATGTACTAAGGGGAAAAAAAGCAGTTGTTGAGCATATTTTAGATGGGTCGCGAAAAATTGTTGGTGCCCCTAAAGAAAAGCTAGGTGAGCGAGGGAAAGATTTAGTTTTATCTGTTGATATGGGATTACAACAGGAAGTTGAACGAATTGTTGCAGAAGAAGTTCAACGGTTTAAGGATAGTCGTAGTTTTATTGATCATGGTTCGGCATATATTGTTTTAATGGATCCATACACTGGTGATGTATTATCAATGGCCGGTTATGATACGTCAAAACCAAGTGGTAATCATGATTTAGGTGTTGTCCATGATGCTTTCGTAATGGGTTCTGCTATTAAAGGTGCTACAGTTTTAGCAGGTTTTCAATCTGATTATGCTCACCCTGGTAAGGTATTTCATGATCGTCCTATTCAAATTGGAAATGAGACGATGAGTTCGATTGGTAGACGGTCTCTTGGACGTATTAATGATCTCACGGCTCTAGAAAGATCTTCCAATGTTTATATGTTTGAAATAGCTATGGCTTTCGGTAATTATCATTACGGCACCAAGCGTGGTGGTGGGTTTAATGACCGTACAAAAGGGTTTAATCAAATGCGCTATTACTTTAATCAGTTTGGCTTGGGTGTAAGAACTGGCATTGATCTAGATAGAGAATCAACTGGTTTTAATGGAGGCGTCCAACAACTAGGGAATTTACTTCACTTTAGCATTGGGCAATTTGATACGTATACACCGATGCAAATGGCACAGTATGTATCCACTATTGCTAACGGTGGATATCGTATTCAGCCAAGACTTGTGAGAGAGATACGTGAGCCAAGCACGGTAGAAAATGAATTAGGAAACGTCATAAAACAATTTTCTCCTAACATTCTAAATCGAGTTGATATGACGGATGAACATATTGAACGAGTCCAGGAAGGTTTTCGTCTTGTTGTCCATGGGAATCAAGGGACTGCTAGAGGGCTTGCGAGTAAAAGTTATCAACCTGCAGGGAAAACTGGAACAGCCCAGGTTAAGGTTAATGGTTTGAATGCCAATAATCATATATTCGTTGGATATGCGCCTTACGATCAACCAGAAGTTGCTTTTGCTGTAATTGTTCCAGGACTTCATATTCGTGATAATTTAGGGCGACCTGCCAACATCATCGCGGAAAGAGCTCTTGATACGTTTTTCAATATGAAAACTAACCGTGGCCCAAGTGATTACTTAAATGAATTCGATGAATTCGGTGAAGAAGAAGATGAAAACGCAGTTGAAACTGAATAA
- a CDS encoding sugar phosphate nucleotidyltransferase: protein MKAVIMAGGKGTRLRPLTCNIPKPMVPLVHKPVMEYSIELLKKYGITEIAVTLQYLPDVIKDYFGDGSQFGVKLHYFVEKLPLGTAGSIKNAQKFLDERFVVISGDGLTDFNLSKGIQFHLEKNALATIFMKQVETPLDYGVILTNENNEVVRFIEKPNWNEVFSDTVNTGIYVLEPEIFTFLEEGVPTDFSKDTFPLLMKEKQAIFGFKADGYWSDVGNLYSYRETQFDMLKKKVQVSLLGNETNEGIWIGKNVHIEDDVTLNGPISIGDGTVIRSGSILDGQCIIGKHSILSTNCTLKKSILWNDIYVGDSSELRGTTICKGTKLENSASLYEASVIGEQCTIASNAIIKPEVKVWPNKTIEESAIVHTSLIWGKKITRSLFNGRGVSGLANVEITPDFFARLASAYGAVLPQGGKIVLGSDSYSITNLMKSSFQTGILSAGISTVDIGITIPPIVRFTVEREPVIGGVYFRFVNRNGEMQISAEFYDGKGYPISAELERKIENAFWQEDYRRASFDQIGFSASVNNVEDSYINSLISLISIKQIKNANLKVIIGFEHCHHFYFVPKLLEKLNCEIYTVPNHKAPIELSKYVQGVGGDLGILIGETGEFLKVITEEGEIVADETMLALYIMLHFYEKKEGIMAIPHHGSSELDILAKRLGGKIVRTKADPRSIMEKEGSVFTYLFDAQYAFIHIVEMMTKQNIKLSQLIKMLPSIHLLSESVYCPKTAKGLVMRILMQENSQSKIELLDGIKVHHPDGGWTLILPDREKPVFTVYSQAKDLNIARQQSSNYVKKILNIQKYQDLETVGDNK, encoded by the coding sequence ATGAAAGCTGTTATTATGGCAGGTGGAAAAGGAACACGCCTTCGTCCTTTAACTTGTAACATTCCAAAACCAATGGTTCCACTTGTTCATAAACCGGTAATGGAGTATTCAATCGAATTATTAAAAAAGTATGGAATTACTGAGATAGCAGTCACCTTGCAATATTTACCTGATGTAATTAAGGACTACTTTGGTGATGGTAGCCAATTTGGAGTTAAATTGCATTATTTTGTGGAGAAATTGCCGTTAGGTACTGCTGGAAGTATAAAAAATGCACAAAAATTTTTAGATGAACGTTTTGTGGTTATTAGTGGCGATGGTTTAACAGATTTCAATCTTTCAAAAGGAATCCAGTTCCATCTTGAAAAAAATGCACTTGCAACTATTTTCATGAAACAAGTTGAAACCCCACTTGATTATGGTGTGATTTTGACGAATGAAAATAATGAAGTTGTTAGGTTTATAGAAAAACCAAATTGGAATGAGGTATTTAGTGATACCGTTAATACAGGAATTTATGTGTTAGAGCCTGAAATTTTCACTTTTTTAGAGGAAGGCGTACCGACTGATTTTAGTAAAGATACGTTCCCATTGTTAATGAAAGAAAAACAGGCGATATTTGGTTTTAAAGCAGATGGTTATTGGTCCGATGTTGGTAATCTCTACTCTTATCGAGAAACTCAGTTTGATATGCTAAAGAAGAAAGTTCAGGTTTCACTACTTGGTAATGAAACTAATGAAGGCATTTGGATTGGGAAAAATGTCCACATTGAAGATGATGTAACTTTAAATGGGCCTATTTCAATAGGTGATGGTACAGTCATTCGCTCAGGATCGATTTTAGATGGGCAATGCATCATAGGTAAGCATTCTATCCTTTCAACAAATTGCACGTTAAAAAAGTCGATATTATGGAATGATATTTACGTTGGAGATAGTAGTGAATTAAGAGGTACAACCATTTGTAAAGGAACAAAATTAGAAAATTCTGCTTCGCTCTATGAAGCTTCTGTCATAGGTGAGCAATGTACAATTGCTTCCAATGCCATCATTAAACCTGAAGTAAAAGTATGGCCGAATAAAACAATTGAAGAATCAGCTATTGTTCATACGTCTTTAATATGGGGGAAAAAGATTACAAGATCCCTTTTTAACGGGAGAGGGGTATCGGGTTTAGCCAATGTGGAAATTACACCTGATTTCTTCGCAAGGCTGGCGTCCGCATATGGGGCTGTATTGCCACAAGGAGGCAAAATTGTCTTAGGCTCTGATAGTTATTCGATTACGAATTTAATGAAATCATCTTTTCAAACCGGGATATTGTCTGCAGGTATTAGCACGGTTGATATTGGTATAACAATACCCCCAATCGTTCGTTTTACGGTGGAAAGAGAACCTGTCATTGGCGGGGTATATTTCCGTTTTGTAAATCGTAATGGTGAAATGCAAATTTCTGCTGAGTTTTATGATGGTAAAGGCTATCCCATCTCTGCAGAACTTGAAAGAAAAATTGAAAATGCTTTTTGGCAGGAGGATTATCGTCGCGCCTCTTTTGACCAAATTGGTTTTAGCGCATCGGTAAATAATGTTGAAGATAGCTATATAAACAGTTTAATTAGTTTGATTTCGATAAAACAAATTAAAAATGCAAATTTAAAAGTTATTATTGGCTTTGAGCACTGTCATCATTTCTACTTCGTACCTAAATTGCTTGAAAAATTAAATTGTGAGATCTACACAGTACCAAATCACAAAGCCCCAATCGAATTATCCAAATATGTCCAAGGAGTTGGAGGGGATTTAGGAATTTTAATTGGGGAAACAGGAGAGTTCTTAAAGGTGATTACCGAAGAAGGGGAAATAGTAGCAGATGAAACGATGTTAGCTCTTTATATTATGCTCCATTTTTATGAGAAAAAAGAGGGAATTATGGCAATACCACATCATGGCTCTAGTGAATTAGATATCTTAGCCAAAAGATTAGGTGGGAAAATTGTTCGAACAAAAGCTGATCCAAGATCAATTATGGAAAAAGAAGGAAGTGTGTTCACTTATTTATTTGATGCTCAGTACGCGTTTATTCACATTGTCGAAATGATGACCAAACAAAATATAAAGTTATCACAACTTATTAAGATGTTGCCAAGTATTCATTTATTAAGTGAGTCCGTTTATTGTCCTAAAACTGCTAAAGGGTTAGTGATGAGAATTCTTATGCAAGAAAATAGTCAGTCCAAGATTGAGTTATTAGATGGAATAAAAGTTCACCATCCTGATGGTGGCTGGACATTGATTTTACCTGACCGTGAAAAGCCAGTGTTTACTGTCTATTCACAGGCCAAAGATTTAAACATAGCTAGACAACAGTCGTCAAATTACGTCAAGAAAATTCTAAATATTCAAAAGTATCAAGATTTAGAAACGGTAGGTGATAATAAATGA